Proteins encoded by one window of Chondromyces crocatus:
- the tsaD gene encoding tRNA (adenosine(37)-N6)-threonylcarbamoyltransferase complex transferase subunit TsaD: protein MRVLGIETSCDETAAAVVTEQGDVLSDVVRSQVELHAPYGGVVPEVAARDHARVIVPVVREALRKADLTVDALDGIAVTTRPGLLGALLVGLSTAKGLAWASGKPLIGVDHLVGHLLAVFLKREGSEARMPAFPFVALLVSGGHTALYRVDGPSLDQIRELGATRDDAAGEAFDKVAKLLGLGYPGGPVVDRLAAQGDAARAVEALPKAMARRDSLEFSFSGLKTAVARHVAQRSVRPEGQALHDLCAAFQGAVVDTLVRKTVTAALREEVTRVVLGGGVAANRGLRARMTESCARRGVEVFIPSFASCTDNAAMIAYAGALRLAAGERDSLDLSPATRTSLPRVTRKGGGLR, encoded by the coding sequence ATGCGGGTCCTGGGTATCGAGACCTCCTGCGACGAGACCGCGGCGGCAGTGGTCACCGAGCAGGGCGACGTGCTCTCCGACGTGGTGCGGAGCCAGGTCGAGCTGCACGCCCCTTACGGCGGCGTGGTGCCCGAGGTGGCCGCACGCGATCACGCGCGGGTCATCGTGCCGGTGGTGCGGGAGGCGCTGCGCAAGGCCGACCTCACCGTGGACGCGCTCGATGGGATCGCCGTCACGACGCGCCCTGGCTTGCTCGGCGCGCTGCTCGTGGGCCTGTCGACGGCGAAGGGCCTGGCCTGGGCGTCGGGCAAGCCGCTCATCGGGGTGGATCACCTGGTGGGGCACCTGCTCGCCGTGTTCCTGAAGCGCGAGGGCAGCGAGGCGCGCATGCCCGCGTTCCCGTTCGTGGCGCTGCTCGTGTCGGGAGGCCACACCGCGCTGTACCGGGTGGATGGGCCATCGCTCGACCAGATCCGCGAGCTCGGAGCGACGCGGGACGACGCGGCCGGAGAGGCGTTCGACAAGGTCGCGAAGCTGCTCGGGCTCGGTTATCCGGGCGGCCCGGTGGTCGATCGCCTCGCGGCGCAGGGCGACGCAGCGCGCGCGGTCGAGGCCCTGCCCAAGGCGATGGCGCGGCGAGACTCGCTGGAGTTCAGCTTCTCGGGCCTGAAGACGGCCGTGGCGCGCCACGTGGCGCAGCGGTCGGTGCGACCCGAAGGGCAAGCGCTCCACGATCTCTGCGCGGCGTTCCAGGGCGCCGTGGTGGACACGCTGGTGCGCAAGACGGTGACCGCCGCGCTGCGGGAAGAGGTGACCCGGGTGGTGCTGGGCGGTGGCGTCGCCGCGAACCGGGGACTGCGGGCGAGGATGACCGAGTCCTGCGCGCGGCGAGGCGTCGAGGTGTTCATCCCCTCCTTCGCGAGCTGCACGGACAACGCGGCGATGATCGCGTACGCAGGCGCGCTGCGGCTCGCTGCAGGCGAACGGGACTCGCTGGATCTCTCGCCCGCCACGAGGACGTCGCTGCCGCGGGTGACGCGCAAGGGCGGCGGTCTGCGGTAG
- a CDS encoding tetratricopeptide repeat protein, protein MRSFALAGCLALLVPAVTTLALPRAEAADFDPSGRGRKKPPKPAPPKPGGATSRPTQPKPGPAKPPAPQPGGDETGGKAPSQDALVARYTAIVLSQPSAPFPLQRLAQLHRERDGNLKKLVEDFEKRAAQPGAEAWAAKVALAGIYRQDGRYDDAIKTYEAAITEKPTDPAPILALAQLEGDRGDKTSARARYEKALPLIKVAAEIEQIRRTLLGICLDLKDFTAAKSYHDALVKGAQGSLFVKAELGRELSARGHHDRAEVEFRELVKAAAGDNRALAPALKELGQSLAKQKKTQEALEVLKRALNVAGGATGVRAEILLIMTDAFRAEGRLAELITLLEAEPGQDFQRLATMGTLYEETGDVAKAMAIYRKALAIDGKHIDTRLKLVHLLQTAGELEAAIKEYELLIRAAPNNADFVFELCETLIQRGDRPKALKLLTELEARVSSDPEVLAAVADFYERVEEKDKALRVLQKLAGVAGGDPSHLVDLGDRYFQAGDKKKALETWARIKTVVPNRARAAATLGEVYLDHDLVGEALASLREAVQLEPANTRYKKSLAIAIERTASSLGTPAPRYAEARALWEELLATAGTTGDKLLAREARTHIVSLWSLNHELPSRLSPLTTRLNATPPDLEAGRLLAEVQRKLGKLPDAEATLRKIVQAAPGDEESLLALERVLVLQQNLLGAIEVLEKLVEVNPKRARELYQRMAQYAAELYRDDDAIRYAAKAVELSPEDAGGHQKLGDMYRRRQDIPRAIAEYRQAIARNDRLFPVYFDLAELLLSSGQVDEADRLFRRVIRSSPDEELVARAARMSMQVNLGKGSLDVLERELLPVAVGNPQKPLYRRLLVELYGAMTFPLVQKVRSPDTAQRTGARAELARIGARAVKPLLDALADERESQQKIAIEVLAYVENKSAGPALYNFATGQADKSLRTRAMIACGALRDPAMLPRYEQMLIPKDGTATVLPNDTIAVAAAWGVARLADRSVASTSGVKAGARPAAGGPKGEALLVQLLGSAAPEVRAIAAIGLGLTGDKRHTPALVTLARSPEAGPIARAAAVHALGELGGRLTNEASANGGGGANGGVDQALLLSLAESNDSQLRQAALLTLARLAAPSSGALPQSAAEAIAAGAFSAEPESRDAAVSAAVALTRKAYPRTREPLAVPDGTLTLKEVLAGLAPDAASPADRAAALVALAPALRKAAVAAVSTSPHRARLVADALLAGASGRQGLAPFLGGDEALDEGAERAVRSAAEAIAAAVVAPFVSLVRHPAVEVRTRAVELLASRPEPEAQAAVIDALGDPDESVRRAALSALGKVRDGGTVAAVAGIVKSSPSWPLRVRAAEALGRLGGAGADKALLETLTVAARSDGYALVREAAARALASADPTAATPLLRELSQRDPEPSVRKTAGELLRGKP, encoded by the coding sequence GTGCGCTCCTTCGCCCTCGCCGGCTGCCTGGCCCTGCTGGTCCCCGCCGTGACGACGCTCGCGCTGCCCCGCGCCGAGGCCGCCGACTTCGATCCCTCGGGCCGCGGTCGCAAGAAACCGCCGAAGCCTGCGCCCCCGAAGCCTGGCGGCGCGACGAGTCGGCCCACGCAGCCGAAGCCCGGGCCAGCGAAGCCCCCTGCGCCTCAGCCCGGCGGCGACGAGACCGGCGGCAAGGCCCCCTCGCAGGACGCCCTCGTCGCGCGCTACACCGCCATCGTCCTCAGCCAGCCTTCGGCCCCCTTCCCGCTCCAGCGCCTCGCACAGCTCCACCGCGAGCGCGACGGCAACCTGAAGAAGCTCGTCGAGGATTTCGAGAAGCGCGCGGCGCAGCCAGGCGCCGAGGCCTGGGCCGCGAAGGTCGCCCTCGCGGGGATCTACCGGCAAGACGGCCGGTACGACGACGCCATCAAGACGTACGAAGCGGCGATCACCGAGAAGCCGACCGACCCGGCGCCCATCCTCGCGCTGGCCCAGCTCGAAGGCGATCGCGGCGACAAAACCTCGGCGCGGGCGCGCTACGAGAAAGCGCTGCCGCTCATCAAGGTCGCCGCCGAGATCGAACAGATCCGCCGCACCTTGCTCGGCATCTGCCTCGATCTGAAGGACTTCACGGCCGCCAAGAGCTACCACGATGCGCTGGTGAAGGGTGCCCAGGGCTCGCTCTTCGTGAAGGCCGAGCTGGGACGCGAGCTGTCGGCCCGCGGCCACCACGACCGCGCCGAGGTCGAGTTCCGTGAGCTGGTGAAGGCCGCCGCCGGCGACAACCGCGCGCTCGCGCCGGCCCTGAAAGAGCTGGGGCAGTCGCTCGCGAAGCAGAAGAAGACGCAGGAAGCGCTCGAGGTCCTGAAGCGCGCGCTCAACGTCGCTGGCGGCGCCACCGGCGTCCGCGCCGAGATCCTCTTGATCATGACGGACGCCTTCCGCGCGGAAGGCAGGCTCGCCGAGCTGATCACCCTGCTCGAAGCCGAGCCCGGTCAAGACTTCCAGCGCCTCGCCACCATGGGCACGCTCTACGAGGAGACCGGCGACGTGGCCAAGGCGATGGCCATCTACCGCAAGGCGCTCGCCATCGACGGCAAGCACATCGACACGCGCCTCAAGCTCGTCCACCTCCTCCAGACCGCCGGTGAGCTGGAGGCGGCGATCAAGGAATACGAGCTGCTCATCCGCGCCGCGCCGAACAATGCCGACTTCGTGTTCGAGCTGTGCGAAACGCTCATCCAGCGCGGCGACCGCCCCAAGGCGCTGAAGCTGCTCACCGAGCTGGAGGCGCGCGTCTCCTCCGATCCCGAGGTGCTCGCTGCCGTCGCCGACTTCTACGAGCGGGTGGAGGAGAAGGACAAGGCGCTCCGCGTCCTGCAGAAGCTCGCCGGTGTGGCCGGGGGCGATCCGAGTCACCTCGTCGATCTCGGTGATCGTTACTTCCAGGCTGGCGACAAGAAGAAGGCGCTGGAGACCTGGGCCCGGATCAAGACCGTGGTGCCGAACCGCGCCCGCGCCGCGGCCACGCTCGGCGAGGTGTACCTCGATCACGATCTCGTCGGCGAGGCGCTCGCGTCGCTGCGCGAGGCCGTGCAGCTCGAACCCGCGAACACCCGCTACAAGAAGTCCCTGGCCATCGCCATCGAGCGAACCGCGAGCTCTCTCGGTACCCCGGCACCGCGCTACGCCGAGGCACGGGCGCTCTGGGAAGAGCTGCTCGCCACCGCGGGCACGACCGGCGACAAGCTGCTCGCCCGCGAGGCGCGGACGCACATCGTGAGCCTCTGGTCGCTGAACCACGAGCTGCCCAGCCGGCTCTCGCCGCTCACGACGCGGCTGAACGCCACGCCGCCCGATCTCGAGGCGGGGCGCCTGCTCGCCGAGGTGCAGCGCAAGCTGGGCAAGCTGCCGGACGCCGAGGCGACGCTGCGCAAGATCGTGCAGGCCGCGCCCGGCGACGAGGAGTCGCTGCTCGCCCTGGAGCGGGTGCTCGTTCTCCAGCAGAACCTGCTGGGAGCCATCGAGGTGCTGGAGAAGCTCGTCGAGGTGAACCCGAAGCGCGCCCGGGAGCTGTACCAGCGCATGGCGCAGTACGCCGCGGAGCTGTACCGCGACGACGACGCCATCCGGTACGCCGCCAAGGCCGTGGAGCTGTCCCCCGAGGACGCCGGCGGCCACCAGAAGCTCGGCGACATGTACCGGCGCCGCCAGGACATCCCCCGCGCCATCGCCGAGTACCGCCAGGCCATCGCCCGGAATGATCGCCTGTTCCCCGTCTACTTCGATCTCGCGGAGCTGCTCCTCTCGTCCGGGCAGGTCGACGAGGCCGATCGCCTCTTCCGGCGGGTGATCCGCTCGTCCCCCGACGAGGAGCTGGTCGCGCGCGCCGCGCGCATGTCGATGCAGGTGAACCTCGGCAAGGGCTCGCTCGACGTCCTGGAGCGCGAGCTGCTCCCCGTCGCCGTCGGCAATCCGCAGAAGCCACTGTACCGACGCCTCCTCGTGGAGCTGTACGGCGCGATGACCTTCCCGCTCGTGCAGAAGGTCCGCAGCCCCGACACCGCGCAGCGAACCGGGGCCCGCGCGGAGCTGGCCCGCATCGGCGCGCGCGCCGTGAAGCCCTTGCTCGACGCGCTCGCCGACGAGCGGGAGTCGCAGCAGAAGATCGCCATCGAGGTGCTCGCCTACGTCGAGAACAAGAGCGCCGGGCCCGCGCTCTACAACTTCGCCACCGGCCAGGCCGACAAGTCGCTGCGCACCCGGGCAATGATCGCCTGCGGCGCCCTGCGCGATCCGGCGATGTTGCCCCGCTACGAGCAGATGCTGATCCCCAAGGACGGGACGGCGACGGTGCTACCGAACGACACGATCGCCGTCGCGGCGGCCTGGGGAGTGGCCCGCCTGGCCGATCGGAGCGTCGCGAGCACGAGCGGTGTCAAAGCAGGCGCGCGCCCGGCCGCGGGTGGACCGAAAGGCGAGGCGCTCCTCGTCCAGCTCCTCGGCTCTGCTGCCCCCGAGGTGCGCGCCATCGCCGCCATCGGCCTGGGGCTCACCGGCGACAAGCGCCACACGCCGGCGCTCGTGACCCTCGCACGCTCCCCCGAAGCCGGCCCGATCGCGCGCGCAGCGGCCGTCCATGCCCTCGGGGAGCTGGGCGGTCGGCTCACGAACGAAGCCAGCGCGAACGGCGGCGGTGGCGCGAACGGCGGGGTCGATCAGGCGCTGCTCCTGTCCCTCGCCGAGAGCAACGACAGCCAGCTACGTCAGGCAGCGCTGCTGACGCTGGCCAGGCTCGCGGCTCCGAGTTCGGGCGCACTCCCCCAGAGCGCGGCCGAGGCGATCGCGGCAGGCGCCTTCTCCGCGGAGCCCGAGAGCCGCGACGCCGCCGTGTCCGCCGCCGTGGCGCTGACCCGCAAGGCATACCCCCGCACGCGCGAACCCCTCGCGGTCCCGGATGGAACCCTCACGCTGAAGGAGGTGCTCGCCGGGCTCGCCCCCGACGCCGCCTCTCCTGCCGATCGCGCCGCTGCCCTGGTGGCCCTCGCCCCGGCCCTGCGCAAGGCGGCCGTCGCCGCGGTGTCCACCTCACCTCACCGCGCGCGCCTCGTCGCCGACGCGCTGCTCGCCGGAGCGTCGGGTCGCCAGGGGCTCGCACCTTTCCTCGGAGGGGACGAGGCGCTGGACGAGGGCGCAGAGCGCGCCGTGCGGAGCGCCGCCGAGGCCATCGCCGCGGCCGTCGTCGCGCCGTTCGTATCCCTGGTCCGTCACCCGGCCGTCGAGGTGCGCACGCGCGCCGTGGAGCTGCTCGCCTCGCGTCCCGAGCCCGAGGCCCAGGCCGCGGTGATCGACGCGCTCGGTGATCCCGACGAAAGCGTGCGGCGCGCTGCCCTGTCGGCCCTCGGGAAGGTGCGCGACGGCGGGACGGTGGCCGCCGTCGCGGGCATCGTGAAGTCGTCCCCGAGCTGGCCTCTGCGCGTGCGCGCCGCCGAAGCCCTGGGCCGCCTCGGCGGCGCCGGCGCAGACAAGGCGCTGCTGGAGACGCTGACCGTGGCCGCGCGCAGCGACGGCTACGCCCTCGTGCGAGAAGCGGCAGCGCGGGCCCTCGCCAGCGCAGATCCCACCGCCGCGACGCCGCTCTTGCGCGAACTCTCGCAGCGGGATCCGGAGCCGAGCGTGCGCAAGACCGCTGGCGAGCTGCTGCGAGGGAAGCCTTGA
- a CDS encoding serine/threonine-protein kinase: protein MSITPGMIVGGKYRLGQPVSRGGMGSVWAAEHLQLGSAVALKFMDPSFASSPAFRTRFEREARVAASLKTPHVVHVSDYGIDAAGPFIAMELLHGEDLQTRLEQRKRLPIHEVSVLLGQLGKALRRAHEVGLIHRDLKPRNIFLARVDDEEVLKVLDFGIAKDTMGRSVAESTSTGELMGSPHYMSPEQLRADRDLDARSDLWSVGVILFRCLTGRLPFPGDVLGTVMARVLVDPVPQATQIAPDLPPGVDAFFARCMTRDREQRFQNIRELVDAFAQLAGGAPFGVTTAGVQMSPFASAGGSGAYPAQAPGVPPASGGSLGSGSYPSGPLSGAGSYPQGAAHGAQMPSSAPRPGSGAYPAVGAAQVGGPGFGASPPRGSFHSMPGMGAPGSAAPGMPLNLAAPIPVGTPVGTLASGGTIDVSTFSTLASEQARKRKAIFAIGGAAIGLVGVIAAVALSEGRSDGAPEAQAGEGAPVSTAAVAEPTVSPEAAAEKEARERAEAEKAAAEAEKDADERKLAEKVSDDNKKSGSKESGAAQKTAPTSTTAGGKSTPTTSSPANTTTATKTKPPPTSTPAPATTRPKWGF from the coding sequence ATGAGCATCACGCCCGGGATGATCGTGGGGGGAAAGTACCGGCTGGGGCAGCCGGTGTCGCGAGGCGGGATGGGATCCGTGTGGGCCGCGGAGCACCTCCAGCTCGGCTCCGCGGTCGCCCTGAAGTTCATGGATCCGTCGTTCGCCTCGTCGCCGGCGTTCCGGACGCGGTTCGAGCGCGAGGCGCGGGTGGCCGCGAGCCTCAAGACCCCGCACGTGGTCCACGTGTCCGACTACGGCATCGACGCCGCCGGGCCCTTCATCGCGATGGAGCTGCTCCACGGTGAAGACCTCCAGACCCGCCTGGAGCAGCGCAAGCGCCTGCCGATCCACGAGGTGAGCGTCCTGCTCGGGCAGCTCGGCAAGGCGCTGCGTCGCGCCCACGAGGTGGGCCTCATCCACCGTGATCTCAAGCCCCGCAACATCTTCCTCGCGCGTGTCGACGACGAGGAGGTGCTCAAGGTGCTCGACTTCGGCATCGCCAAGGACACCATGGGCCGCTCCGTGGCCGAGTCCACGAGCACCGGCGAGCTGATGGGCTCGCCGCACTACATGAGCCCCGAGCAGCTCCGTGCCGATCGTGATCTCGACGCGCGGAGCGATCTCTGGTCCGTGGGCGTGATCCTGTTCCGCTGCTTGACGGGGAGGCTGCCGTTCCCGGGGGACGTGCTCGGCACGGTCATGGCGCGGGTGCTGGTCGATCCGGTCCCGCAGGCGACGCAGATCGCCCCGGATCTGCCACCCGGTGTCGACGCCTTCTTCGCACGCTGCATGACCCGCGATCGCGAGCAGCGCTTCCAGAACATCCGCGAGCTGGTCGATGCGTTCGCGCAGCTCGCTGGCGGCGCACCCTTCGGGGTCACCACGGCGGGCGTCCAGATGAGCCCCTTCGCGAGCGCTGGTGGCTCGGGGGCTTACCCGGCCCAGGCGCCTGGTGTGCCGCCGGCTTCGGGGGGCTCGCTGGGCTCGGGCTCCTATCCGTCGGGTCCCCTCTCGGGAGCCGGCTCGTATCCGCAGGGCGCTGCGCACGGCGCACAGATGCCCTCGTCGGCGCCGAGACCGGGCTCCGGTGCCTATCCCGCGGTGGGCGCGGCCCAGGTGGGAGGTCCGGGGTTCGGAGCGTCTCCGCCGCGCGGATCGTTCCACAGCATGCCCGGCATGGGGGCTCCTGGAAGCGCAGCGCCCGGGATGCCACTGAACCTCGCCGCACCGATCCCGGTGGGCACCCCCGTGGGAACGCTGGCGTCGGGGGGGACGATCGACGTGTCCACCTTCTCCACGCTGGCCTCCGAGCAGGCCCGCAAGCGGAAGGCGATCTTCGCCATCGGGGGCGCTGCGATCGGACTGGTCGGGGTGATCGCCGCGGTCGCGCTGTCGGAAGGGCGCTCGGATGGTGCGCCGGAGGCACAAGCGGGTGAGGGAGCGCCCGTGTCGACGGCAGCCGTCGCGGAGCCCACGGTGAGCCCGGAGGCCGCGGCGGAGAAGGAAGCCCGGGAGAGAGCGGAAGCGGAGAAGGCAGCAGCCGAGGCCGAGAAGGACGCCGACGAGCGGAAGCTGGCCGAGAAGGTGTCGGATGACAACAAAAAGTCCGGCAGCAAGGAGAGCGGAGCCGCGCAGAAGACCGCGCCGACCAGCACGACGGCGGGCGGAAAGAGCACGCCAACGACCTCTTCTCCAGCGAACACGACGACCGCCACCAAAACCAAGCCGCCACCGACGAGCACGCCAGCGCCGGCCACGACCCGCCCGAAGTGGGGGTTCTGA
- a CDS encoding beta-ketoacyl-ACP synthase III, with the protein MYSAVIAATGLFTPSEAVSNEELVKAFNAYVTRFNAEHADEIATGKVEALQGSSVEFVEKASGIKSRYVMNKGGVIDSEVMRPIIPERPDDTLSVMAEMAVAAAKDAIARWGKPVSEIGAVLCAASNMQRAYPAMAIEVQNALGIDGFAFDMNVACSSATFGLKTAADFIATGSAKAVLMVNPEICSAHLNFCDRNSHFIFGDVATAVILERAEEAKGGWEILGTRLKTEFSNNIRNNFGFLNRAAPEGIGKVDKLFVQQGRKVFKDVVPMVSEMIVEHASDLGLTPQSLKRLWLHQANINMNDLIGRRVMGRDLTPEENVIILDEYANTSSAGSIIAFHKHSEDLAPGDTGLICSFGAGYSAGTVFVRKRA; encoded by the coding sequence TTGTACTCAGCAGTCATTGCCGCCACGGGTCTGTTCACCCCCTCGGAAGCCGTCTCCAACGAGGAGCTGGTCAAGGCCTTCAATGCGTACGTGACGCGGTTCAACGCTGAACACGCCGACGAGATCGCCACGGGGAAGGTCGAGGCGCTCCAGGGCTCCTCGGTCGAGTTCGTCGAGAAGGCCTCCGGGATCAAGTCACGCTACGTGATGAACAAGGGCGGCGTGATCGACTCCGAGGTGATGCGCCCGATCATCCCCGAGCGCCCCGACGACACGCTGTCGGTCATGGCCGAGATGGCCGTGGCGGCGGCGAAGGACGCGATCGCGCGGTGGGGGAAGCCGGTATCGGAGATCGGTGCGGTGCTCTGCGCAGCGTCGAACATGCAGAGGGCGTATCCGGCGATGGCGATCGAGGTGCAGAACGCGCTCGGCATCGACGGCTTCGCGTTCGACATGAACGTGGCCTGCTCGTCGGCGACCTTCGGGCTCAAGACCGCCGCGGACTTCATCGCCACCGGCTCGGCGAAGGCGGTGCTGATGGTGAACCCCGAGATCTGCTCGGCGCACCTCAACTTCTGCGATCGCAACAGCCACTTCATCTTCGGTGACGTGGCGACGGCGGTGATCCTGGAGCGCGCCGAGGAAGCGAAGGGCGGCTGGGAGATCCTCGGGACCCGGCTGAAGACGGAGTTCTCGAACAACATCCGCAACAACTTCGGGTTCCTGAACCGCGCGGCCCCGGAGGGGATCGGCAAGGTCGACAAGTTGTTCGTTCAGCAGGGCCGCAAGGTGTTCAAGGACGTGGTGCCGATGGTCTCGGAGATGATCGTGGAGCACGCCTCGGACCTGGGCCTCACCCCGCAGTCCCTGAAGCGGCTGTGGCTGCACCAGGCGAACATCAACATGAACGACCTCATCGGGCGCCGCGTCATGGGGCGGGATCTCACGCCCGAGGAGAACGTGATCATCCTCGACGAGTACGCGAACACCAGCTCCGCGGGCTCGATCATCGCGTTCCACAAGCACAGCGAGGACCTCGCGCCCGGCGACACGGGGCTCATCTGCTCCTTCGGCGCCGGCTACTCGGCCGGCACGGTGTTCGTGCGCAAGCGCGCCTGA
- a CDS encoding nuclear transport factor 2 family protein translates to MSVVFEFIEALEHVEETGDVEPMARLFTPEAELSNLTMPHVERGVDGVRRFWAAYRGTFKAIRSEFRCVVEGERASALEWTSRARASDGAEVMCKGVSMLEHAGGKIRRFQTYIEPQVTRAPSSAA, encoded by the coding sequence ATGTCGGTGGTGTTCGAGTTCATCGAGGCGCTGGAGCACGTGGAAGAGACCGGCGACGTCGAGCCCATGGCCCGGCTGTTCACGCCGGAAGCCGAGCTGAGCAACCTGACGATGCCGCACGTGGAGCGAGGTGTGGACGGCGTGCGTCGCTTCTGGGCCGCCTACCGCGGGACGTTCAAGGCCATCCGCTCGGAGTTCCGCTGTGTCGTCGAGGGCGAGCGGGCCTCGGCGCTGGAGTGGACCTCCCGGGCGAGGGCGTCCGACGGTGCGGAGGTGATGTGCAAGGGGGTGAGCATGCTGGAGCACGCGGGCGGGAAGATCCGCCGCTTCCAGACGTACATCGAGCCGCAGGTCACGAGGGCGCCAAGCAGCGCCGCCTGA
- a CDS encoding alpha/beta hydrolase family protein, giving the protein MLAAPSSRGSARAFSAAAFSAWSAIALSTCSLGIGCAEPRTPQPPGSPGEGGAESWSFETIETRTETVLEEERTIELIRSHRPDGGRTYLLYIHPKTVGAPLVVMNQPYAGIDWTGEEVDARWAALGNGLHPDADAPDYDGDDVIAYEAQPVEVAARSSALHLLNGFAVVHAYGRFYAGGSLEDDILDASAPYHFALSRKDDVDVRRMASFGGSWGGMMALFGASRAPAGVTILSVTPLSPPSDFADVWTWARVRGPAEYPEPARIEAFYSTYLRRVLAATGGAAPSEDPAAWARYQQPAICEGLRALDGGTRVLVPHDEWDVLIPFGATPALVAACPELVHGLYWPRQGTIDYTTAGFDHGAFMNEPGYPSALTLTDLDIALALTRDDQPAVTIAAPEAVASFLQVLRAEQQAGGDVSFATEPLRKLCHPRAAYLGPDGSNGTGASLLSTVLNTVYGTSTTAADVCATLASGLPTPG; this is encoded by the coding sequence ATGCTTGCAGCACCGTCCTCGCGCGGCTCGGCCCGTGCCTTCTCCGCCGCGGCGTTCTCGGCGTGGTCCGCCATCGCGCTCTCCACCTGCTCGCTCGGCATCGGCTGCGCTGAGCCTCGCACCCCTCAGCCACCCGGGTCCCCGGGCGAGGGGGGAGCCGAGAGCTGGTCGTTCGAGACCATCGAGACCCGCACGGAGACCGTGCTCGAAGAGGAGCGGACGATCGAGTTGATTCGCAGCCACCGGCCGGACGGGGGCCGCACGTACCTCCTCTACATCCATCCGAAGACGGTGGGGGCGCCACTCGTGGTGATGAACCAGCCGTACGCGGGCATCGACTGGACGGGCGAGGAGGTCGACGCGCGCTGGGCGGCGCTCGGGAACGGACTCCACCCGGACGCGGACGCGCCGGATTACGACGGCGACGACGTGATCGCGTACGAGGCGCAGCCCGTCGAGGTGGCGGCCCGGTCGTCTGCGCTCCACCTGCTGAACGGCTTCGCCGTCGTCCACGCTTACGGCCGGTTCTATGCGGGAGGATCGCTCGAAGACGACATCCTCGACGCCAGCGCGCCATACCACTTCGCGCTCTCCCGCAAGGACGACGTCGATGTGCGCCGCATGGCGAGCTTCGGTGGGAGCTGGGGCGGCATGATGGCGCTCTTCGGGGCCTCGCGCGCGCCGGCCGGGGTCACGATCCTGAGCGTGACGCCGCTCTCACCCCCGAGCGATTTCGCCGACGTCTGGACCTGGGCGCGCGTCCGTGGTCCCGCCGAGTACCCCGAGCCCGCACGGATCGAGGCGTTCTACTCGACGTACCTGCGGCGGGTCCTCGCGGCCACGGGCGGCGCAGCGCCGAGCGAGGATCCGGCGGCGTGGGCGCGCTACCAGCAGCCGGCCATCTGCGAAGGCCTGCGCGCGCTCGATGGGGGGACGCGCGTCCTCGTCCCGCACGACGAGTGGGACGTCCTCATCCCCTTCGGTGCGACGCCGGCGCTCGTCGCCGCGTGCCCGGAGCTGGTGCATGGCCTCTACTGGCCGCGTCAGGGAACCATCGACTACACGACGGCCGGCTTCGATCACGGAGCCTTCATGAACGAGCCCGGCTACCCCAGCGCCCTCACGCTCACCGATCTCGACATCGCCCTCGCCCTCACCCGCGACGATCAGCCAGCAGTGACGATCGCTGCCCCCGAGGCCGTCGCCTCGTTCCTCCAGGTCCTCCGCGCGGAGCAGCAAGCCGGGGGGGACGTCTCGTTCGCGACCGAGCCGCTCCGCAAGCTCTGCCACCCCCGCGCCGCGTACCTCGGCCCCGACGGCTCGAACGGCACAGGAGCGTCGCTGCTCTCGACGGTGCTGAACACCGTCTACGGAACGAGCACCACCGCGGCCGACGTCTGCGCGACCCTCGCCTCGGGGCTCCCCACGCCAGGCTGA